One genomic region from Candida albicans SC5314 chromosome 6, complete sequence encodes:
- a CDS encoding uncharacterized protein (Predicted membrane transporter, member of the anion:cation symporter (ACS) family, major facilitator superfamily (MFS)): MNKALQPLRTLRRIVWGQPPDNPVARSYLFKLDAFVLSYVCLLYWANYLDRANLANAYVSGMQEDLQMKGNELNIINTCFYVGYIVAMVPHNLILLKVRPRYWISICGFCWAVLTLSMYKVHSFKQLCVIRFFEAMFKAVTFAGTHLILGTYYDEELLPMRTAVFTSSGLLGSLFSGVLQAAIYKNMEDYNGIRGWRWLFIIDFLITIPIVIFGFFCFPDEPQISKPFYMTNEEHQLALEKKLSSKDKANSDWNWVSICNRVFRNWHWYLFSFLWVLGGENESFVTNSLMPLWLKYYNYSVEQRNHYPMGQYAVGVVATIISALYIHAFGKGRHHWHMGIIIGIFTTIAAAVFAAKPNNTVAVFVSQYLSAVSFAGQTVFFSWANIVCINDLQERAIVLASMNMFSNAVNAWWSILFYGADTAPEFKKGCWALLATAIASIGVVVVIQVLQAKDKHQSHNDDGGVVAVVMDGESDEVESGGPIKV; this comes from the coding sequence ATGAACAAGGCATTGCAACCATTAAGGACATTGCGTCGAATAGTGTGGGGTCAACCACCAGACAATCCAGTTGCAAGAAGttatttattcaaactTGATGCCTTTGTTCTTAGTTACGTTTGTTTATTGTATTGGGCAAATTATCTTGATCGGGCAAATTTGGCCAACGCCTATGTATCTGGGATGCAAGAAGACTTACAAATGAAGGGTAATGAATTAAACATCATTAACACTTGCTTTTACGTTGGGTACATTGTTGCTATGGTGCCCCATAATTTAATCTTGCTCAAAGTTAGACCAAGATACTGGATCTCAATCTGTGGGTTTTGCTGGGCAGTATTGACATTATCCATGTATAAAGTTCACTCATTCAAACAACTTTGTGTTATCAGATTCTTTGAAGCCATGTTTAAGGCAGTAACTTTTGCTGGTActcatttgattttgggtACTTATTACGACGAAGAATTATTACCCATGCGTACTGCTGTGTTTACGAGTTCTGGATTGCTTGGGTCGTTGTTTTCTGGAGTACTTCAAGCAgcaatttataaaaatatgGAAGACTATAATGGAATCCGTGGCTGGAGGTGGTTATTTATCATAGACTTTTTAATTACCATCCCTATTGTCATTTTTGGATTCTTCTGCTTCCCGGATGAACCACAAATTTCCAAACCATTTTATATGACGAATGAGGAACATCAATTAGCACTTGAAAAGAAACTAAGCTCCAAAGATAAAGCTAATAGCGATTGGAATTGGGTGTCGATTTGTAATCGAGTTTTCAGAAATTGGCATTGGTATTTGTTTTCCTTCCTTTGGGTGTTAGGTGGTGAGAATGAATCATTTGTGACAAACTCACTTATGCCGTTGTGGTTAAAGTACTACAATTACAGTGTTGAACAAAGAAACCATTATCCAATGGGACAATATGCTGTTGGTGTAGTAGCCACTATAATCCTGGCATTATACATTCATGCTTTCGGCAAAGGGAGACATCATTGGCACATGGGTATAATAATTGGAATATTCACAACTATTGCAGCAGCCGTATTTGCTGCCAAGCCAAACAACACAGTTGCTGTTTTTGTTTCCCAATATTTGAGTGCTGTTTCGTTTGCTGGTCAAACCGTTTTCTTCAGTTGGGCTAATATTGTATGTATTAATGATTTGCAAGAGCGGGCCATTGTTTTAGCATCAATGAATATGTTTAGTAATGCAGTTAATGCTTGGTGGTCAATATTGTTTTATGGTGCCGATACAGCCCCTGAGTTCAAAAAAGGTTGTTGGGCATTGCTTGCAACCGCAATCGCCAgtattggtgttgttgtagtgATACAAGTGTTGCAAGCCAAAGATAAGCACCAATCACACAATGACGATGGTGGTGTAGTGGCAGTGGTTATGGATGGTGAGTCAGACGAGGTTGAGCTGGGTGGTCCCATAAAAGTATAA
- a CDS encoding putative amidase (Has domain(s) with predicted carbon-nitrogen ligase activity, with glutamine as amido-N-donor activity) produces MTITHQHPVYKDIAAKKKSIRDDKFNPEWLIPQHELPDDEVTDVLNWIKKTNHLTPEEIIITESKAVDIVNNIKSQTWTSLEVTLAFCHRASIAHQLTNCLTEIFFDEAIKRAKELDHYQLVSPGGGKLAGPFHGLPISLKDNFNVKGHGTTLGMVNFCFNPQQVEYDSTLVEMLRQLGAILYVKTNVPVAMMMPETTNHVWGSTVNPMNRLLSCGGSSGGESALIKLKGSPIGIGSDIGGSIRIPASFQNLYAIKPSFGRFPTFGTRSGLPGLESVNSVNGPISNSLDDLEFYCKTIIDAKPWLSDAKCIEIPWRQVEFGNDSIDREKVNGNSASSQASPKLNIAILMDDGFVRPTPPIRRGMEIVTEALKKDGHHLIEWDPQDHVRLSEIIGQFFVSDGGHHVLEETTVVNEPFFPYMENYGTSKDIPVSQLWQLQRERTVLIDKYLKRWNSTADITTNGKPIDAIIMPATPFAGNPLGKFPTYVGYTSPFNALDYTVGVFPVTRVDKTVDVGDEAPGNYNEIDVQVWKDYDPEESHGGAVALQLVARRFEEEKVIAMMKIISELINYTD; encoded by the coding sequence ATGACTATAACACACCAACACCCAGTTTATAAAGATATTGCAGCTAAGAAAAAATCTATTCGTGACGATAAGTTTAATCCTGAATGGTTGATTCCACAACACGAATTGCCCGATGATGAAGTTACTGATGTTTTAAACTGGATTAAAAAGACAAACCATTTAACTCCAGAGGAAATAATTATAACTGAATCGAAAGCAGTTGACATtgtcaataatattaaatcaCAAACTTGGACATCTTTAGAAGTCACATTAGCATTTTGTCATCGTGCCTCAATTGCCCATCAATTGACTAATTGTTTGacagaaattttttttgacgAAGCAATCAAGAGAGCAAAAGAGTTAGACCACTATCAATTGGTTTCACCTGGTGGCGGTAAACTTGCTGGTCCCTTTCACGGTTTACCTATTTCATTAAAAGACAATTTCAATGTTAAGGGCCATGGTACTACTTTGGGTATggtaaatttttgttttaatcCACAACAAGTTGAGTATGATTCTACATTAGTAGAAATGCTCCGCCAATTAGGTGCAATATTATATGTGAAAACAAATGTCCCTGTGGCTATGATGATGCCTGAAACCACAAATCATGTTTGGGGCAGTACCGTAAATCCAATGAATCGATTATTAAGTTGTGGTGGTTCACTGGGTGGTGAATCAgcattaattaaattaaaaggCTCACCAATTGGTATTGGGCTGGATATTGGTGGGTCTATTCGTATCCCGGCATCTTTCCAAAACTTGTATGCTATCAAACCTTCATTCGGTAGATTTCCTACATTTGGGACTCGTTCAGGTTTACCAGGGTTAGAGTCAGTCAATAGTGTAAATGGTCCAATTAGTAATAGCCTTGATGATTTAGAGTTTTACTGCAAGACAATAATCGATGCTAAACCCTGGTTGAGTGATGCTAAATGTATCGAGATTCCTTGGCGACAAGTTGAGTTTGGCAATGACTCTATTGATAGAGAAAAAGTCAATGGCAACAGTGCTTCGTCACAAGCATCtccaaaattgaatattgcCATATTAATGGATGATGGGTTTGTTCGACCAACTCCTCCAATACGTCGTGGAATGGAAATTGTTACTGAagcattgaaaaaagatggtcatcatttaattgaatGGGATCCTCAAGATCATGTTCGGTTATCAGAAATCATTGGTCAGTTTTTCGTTAGTGATGGGGGTCACCACGTTTTGGAGGAAACTACTGTGGTAAATGAGCCGTTTTTCCCATATATGGAAAACTATGGAACCAGTAAAGATATTCCCGTGTCTCAGTTATGGCAATTACAACGTGAAAGAACAgttttgattgataaatatcTTAAACGATGGAATTCCACTGCTGATATTACTACCAATGGGAAGCCAATTGATGCTATTATCATGCCTGCAACTCCATTTGCTGGCAATCCGTTAGGGAAATTCCCCACATATGTTGGCTACACATCCCCATTTAATGCTCTTGATTATACTGTTGGTGTGTTCCCGGTGACCAGGGTCGATAAAACTGTGGATGTTGGTGATGAAGCTCCTGGAAATtacaatgaaattgatgtcCAAGTCTGGAAAGACTATGATCCTGAAGAAAGTCACGGTGGTGCTGTTGCTTTACAATTGGTTGCAAGAAGATTCGAAGAGGAAAAAGTAATTGCTATGATGAAGATCATTTCAGAGTTAATTAACTATACTGATTAA
- the WSC2 gene encoding Wsc2p (Putative cell wall integrity and stress response protein; mRNA binds She3; Spider biofilm induced) has product MYQSSGYCEQQCAGYRVAALKNGNECYCGDVDPTSQSNGCNIKCSGWPSDTCGGSSAYMVYINADADSQAQSSSTSSTSTSSTSSTSSSKSTSSSSSSTSSSSTSTEQPSTTTIQATTTEQTTAEPESTEQPETTEKPETTSSSRTTTQPRTTTVVSTSVQNGTPSVVYKTIVATPSSNPSTSSSSSSSSSSSTIPPSTSTSSSPSETGSNDKGKNQSKSSVSGGTIAGAVVGSVAGTALVAGLVFLFCWYRRKKQDEYDDDVDDQFTLSGPKQEMEQHPYSTIGGGGAGGGGGAAMLDPNPFLIAGGYNNFDTSQQQTPRQQIISNGTVTGSGGYGHNHKISSSGTSGDGNHSFGSQTDTEFAFYDYSNSNNNNNNNNTTTSPNINNNNNNTNNGVLHTNSPNPEFGRRRLSNGSLPDMIARNPGSLKVVNN; this is encoded by the coding sequence ATGTACCAAAGTTCGGGATACTGTGAACAACAATGTGCTGGGTATAGAGTGGCAGCATTAAAGAATGGTAACGAATGTTATTGTGGTGATGTCGATCCTACTTCTCAAAGTAATGGATGTAATATCAAATGTTCAGGTTGGCCCCTGGACACTTGTGGTGGAAGTTCTGCCTATATGGTGTACATTAATGCCGACGCTGATTCCCAGGCACAGTCAAGTTCAAcgtcatcaacatcaacaagtTCAACAAgttcaacatcatcatcaaaatctacatcatcatcaagtTCATCTAcctcttcatcttcaacatcaacGGAACAACCatctaccaccaccattcaagcaacaacaaccgaACAGACTACAGCAGAACCAGAGTCCACCGAACAACCAGAAACAACAGAAAAACCAGAAAcaacttcatcatcacGTACAACCACTCAACCTCGAACCACTACAGTAGTTTCCACATCAGTACAAAATGGTACTCCTAGTGTTGTTTACAAAACAATAGTAGCAACCCCAAGTTCGAATCCGTCTACATCTTCTTCCTCAAGCTCAAGTTCAAGTTCAAGCACAATACCACCATCTACATCTACATCTTCATCTCCATCAGAAACTGGAAGTAACGATAAAGGTAAAAACCAATCCAAATCGTCGGTTTCAGGAGGCACAATAGCAGGAGCTGTAGTTGGGTCAGTGGCAGGAACAGCATTAGTTGCAGGATTAGTGTTTTTGTTCTGCTGGTATAGAAGAAAGAAGCAAGATGAATACGATGACGACGTTGATGATCAATTTACACTTTCTGGACCTAAACAAGAAATGGAACAACATCCATATTCAACGATAGGTGGTGGCGGCGCTGGTGGCGGTGGAGGAGCAGCAATGTTGGATCCTAATCCATTTTTAATTGCTGGTGGctataataattttgatacatctcaacaacaaacccCACGACAACAAATTATATCAAATGGAACTGTCACCGGATCAGGCGGTTATGGACACAATCATAAAATAAGTTCTAGTGGAACCAGTGGTGATGGCAATCACTCATTTGGATCTCAAACTGATACCGAATTTGCATTCTATGATTATAGCAACtccaacaataacaataataacaataataccaCCACTAGCCCcaatatcaataacaacaataacaatactAATAACGGAGTTTTGCATACAAATTCGCCGAATCCAGAATTTGGTAGACGAAGATTGAGTAATGGATCATTACCTGATATGATTGCTCGAAATCCTGGATCTTTGAAAGTGGTCAATAATTGA
- a CDS encoding uncharacterized protein (Protein with a predicted role in mitotic spindle elongation, vesicle-mediated transport; flow model biofilm induced), which yields MPQLPTSSDREYRYNYNQDSSFSTLRNVLTTKLAAVSDIIQQARTWYLEQSTIKQILLGGALVVIGVISVLMVIFHIHIIRFLIYLSDEWHNLKYGSLIIFALVFMVGFPPLIGFSALSFLTGMIYGCPQGWPLIASASVLGSTCSFIVYRYVLHNQAVKLMNHNDTFRAFAEILGEGNSLFLLILIRLCPLPYSLSNGALAAIPELPLLTYFLATLITSPKILIHLFVGSKLKQIGDDKSSGGTKIVDIISIVITGTAATLAAYLIYAKMQQKLASYHSRGIAADDVMVFGNFEDDLELGSNEIELNSADFDADNFIIEDDDNEDDPRQQGNTNNAKKDNGVQTSEEIL from the coding sequence ATGCCACAACTCCCGACATCTTCTGATCGTGAGTATCGGTACAATTATAATCAAGACTCATCCTTTTCTACCTTAAGAAATGTCTTAACTACCAAACTTGCCGCAGTATCAGACATTATCCAACAAGCTCGAACATGGTACTTGGAACAATCAACCATTAAGCAAATACTATTGGGTGGTGCTCTTGTTGTGATTGGTGTCATATCGGTGTTGATGGTTATTTTTCATATACATATTATTCGATTCCTCATATATTTGTCTGACGAATGgcataatttgaaatatgggtcattgataatatttgcCTTAGTATTTATGGTTGGGTTCCCCCCATTGATTGGGTTTTCTGCATTGTCGTTTTTAACAGGGATGATATATGGGTGCCCACAAGGTTGGCCATTGATAGCAAGTGCCTCCGTTTTGGGTTCAACTTGTTCATTTATAGTATACCGTTATGTTCTCCATAATCAAGCTGTtaaattgatgaatcacAACGACACATTCAGAGCATTTGCAGAAATTTTAGGAGAAGGCAATTCGTTATTTCTATTAATTTTGATCAGATTGTGCCCTTTACCTTACTCGTTATCAAATGGTGCATTGGCTGCTATTCCAGAATTACCATTACTCACCTATTTTTTGGCTACATTGATTACATCGCCcaaaattttgattcatttgtttgttggtagtaaattgaaacaaattggTGACGACAAATCAAGTGGAGGAACAAAAATTGTGGATATTATCAGTATCGTGATTACTGGAACTGCTGCAACTTTAGCTGCCTATTTGATTTATGCCAAAATGCAACAAAAGTTGGCAAGCTATCATTCAAGAGGTATAGCAGCCGATGATGTTATGgtatttggaaattttgaaGATGACTTGGAATTGGGGAGTAATGAAATCGAATTAAACTCGGCTGATTTTGATGCTGataattttataattgaggatgatgataatgaagatgatcCAAGGCAACAGGGAAATACTAATAATGCCAAAAAAGATAATGGTGTACAGACATCTGAAGAAATACTTTAG